Proteins encoded together in one Micromonospora kangleipakensis window:
- a CDS encoding isocitrate lyase/PEP mutase family protein, producing the protein MNDQHTRALHFRSLHVPGEPLVLVNAWDAASARIVAAAGARAVATTSAGVAWSLGAPDGDALGREAAVDLVRRVVAAVPLPVTADIESGYGDTVDEVAATVRAVVAAGAVGVNVEDARHDGGAPLREVADQCARLAAVRQAADHAGVPLYVNARIDTFLRGAGGVEETVARAHAYLAAGADGVFVPGTVDPATVAALVAAIPAPLNVLVGPGAPAVPELARLGVARISLGSSVAEAAYAVARRAAEEAFGAGTYDALVGAFDYGALNDLMRG; encoded by the coding sequence GTGAACGATCAACACACCCGAGCCCTGCACTTCCGTTCCCTGCACGTCCCCGGCGAGCCGCTGGTCCTGGTGAACGCCTGGGACGCGGCGAGCGCCCGGATCGTCGCGGCCGCCGGCGCCCGCGCGGTCGCCACCACCAGCGCCGGGGTCGCCTGGAGCCTCGGCGCGCCGGACGGCGACGCGCTCGGCCGCGAGGCGGCCGTCGACCTGGTCCGCCGGGTCGTCGCCGCGGTGCCGCTGCCGGTCACCGCCGACATCGAGTCCGGGTACGGCGACACCGTCGACGAGGTCGCCGCGACCGTACGGGCGGTGGTGGCCGCGGGCGCGGTCGGCGTGAACGTCGAGGACGCCCGCCACGACGGTGGCGCGCCGCTGCGCGAGGTGGCGGACCAGTGCGCCCGGCTGGCCGCCGTCCGGCAGGCGGCGGACCACGCCGGCGTGCCGCTGTACGTCAACGCCCGGATCGACACGTTCCTGCGCGGCGCCGGCGGCGTGGAGGAGACGGTGGCGCGGGCCCACGCGTACCTGGCGGCCGGCGCGGACGGGGTGTTCGTGCCCGGGACGGTCGACCCGGCGACGGTGGCCGCCCTGGTCGCGGCCATCCCGGCCCCGCTGAACGTGCTGGTCGGGCCGGGCGCCCCGGCGGTGCCGGAGCTGGCCCGCCTCGGGGTGGCCCGGATCAGCCTCGGCTCCTCGGTCGCCGAGGCCGCGTACGCGGTGGCCCGGCGGGCCGCCGAGGAGGCGTTCGGTGCCGGGACGTACGACGCGCTGGTCGGCGCGTTCGACTACGGCGCGCTGAACGACCTGATGCGCGGCTGA